The DNA region aaactacaagcttatatgagatttgggtTCAGGAACCTATTAGCTTAAATTTTTAGGTTGCAGATAGGTTCAAGTTTGTATAGACccaagtgaaaattttacatggtatcagagcaagtTATGCTTTCGCGGGCTCATGTGGGCTCATACTATGCCAGATTCGGTTTCGAGGTAaccaagagtgcgcctcatgttGATCGGGCCCAAGAGTGGCTTGGTCCAATTTTGAGGTAGCTAAAAatgcacctctagttaggcaCGAGTGAGGAGCTCGAGGCTAATTTGATATTTGTCCCCCCCCCCGCACAAGCACGAAAGATGATGCCCGGCTTGTGGTCAGTTGTTAAGGGAGGGCATGTGGCACgtgttggaccacacgttgccacgtgaggacgggtgttgagatacgtaatctcacatggaaaaattgagaaataaacCACAAACTTATATGAAGTTTGGGTCCAGCAACCTATTAGtttaaatttttggattgcagatgggctcaagttTGTGTAGACCCAAGTGAAAATTGTACAAGAGGAATAGGAAACTCGAGATCAAGGGTCACTAATGGAATATGGAGAAATATTATTTGCAGAGTTGGCATTCTTCATCAGCACTCAAGTTGGTAATCTACATTCCATTGGATCTCCTCTTTGAAGACTCTTTGAACATCTGGGTTGAGAGGAATGACAAGATATACTAAAAGAAGTACACTGATACCGCTGGATTAATTCGCCGGGTTATTGAAGTTTTGAgattaatgaaaattatttcaattccAAATGTAGGCTTCAAAATAGCAGATTCAGAAATTTCAAAGTCTCTTGGCTTTAGATAATTTTGCTGTTCTGTCGGTGGAGCTTAGTTGATCACCTGATGTGTATAGCAGATTGTGATCTTGGATGAGTGGCTGTAAACCTTCTATATATTCcttttattaatgaaattgcACCACttatgtttaaaaaaaaagttgtgaATTTAGGAGTTGAATCTGATTGGATCATCTCTGCATGGACCAATCGTTCTTTCCTTCTCGTAATCTGTGCAATCAATGCGTAATTTTTCCAGCTATGCTTTCATATTTGGTGGGATTGAGATTGTATAAAAGTGATCACCGCCGATGCAACTTGCAATTATGGATTAAAATGGATGATCAGAATTCCAACTATGAATGCATGTATATGATGCTGGCCTTGTATCAGACCAAAGACTGGACGAGGTAATTCATTCAACCGTTACAATAAGCAGCTCGGCAGTAGTAGCATGGATATCGAAAAAGACAGATCGATTAGTTCGACGTGCAGATACCAATTAATgatttttgaattaaaaatgaGTGCAATCAGATTAAGTGCGTCGAAATAAAGAAGTCAAACTGTTtgcttttctatttatatatatatatatatatataagcagcGCAGTAATTTCTTTCTTGTGCCATCAAATGTATGTACTCATTCATATGTAGCCGAATCTATatgaatattgaaaaaaagacCTACCTATTTTGCGTGAAATAAATCCTAGAAACATGAAAAAATATGCACGCACAACAACGTAACGGTGGATttgacccaaaaaataaatcctaTAACGCGTATTGCTGTCTATTTAGATTATATAGATGACTTGGTAGCGCCCTCTAGTTTCTGGTCATGGTGTCCTTCCATTCCAAGTGGGCTGGAGCTGGACTCTCCTCCTCATCGAAGTACCTCTTCCAGAACCAGTGCTTCTTCCAAGCCCGCTCATTCATCTCATCGATCGGAATCCCCTTGGTTTCCGGCAGAAAGAAGCCGGCGAACAGGCCCATCAGGACGATCCAGgcagagaaaaagaagaagattccGGACCTCATTCGGCACAGCATTGAGAGGAAGGCCTGAGCAATGAGGAAGGTGCAGAGCATGTTCATGCTCACTGCGAAGAAGAACCCGGCATTCCGGGTCTCAAGTGGGAAGATCTCGCTCGGGATCAGCCACCCCAGCGGACCCCACGACCACGCAAAGCCTGCCACAAAGACACACACTAGGAGCGCCACGATCTTCGCATAGATCTGGGGCATCTCGTTCGTGGACTGTAAGAACTTCATCAGGATTCCCCCCATCACGCTCTGCATAATCAATAAATAGTACATAAACAGTCATATCCACGGTCCTTCCTTCCTACTATATTTCATGGTCACAACCGGCATCGTCTTTAATTAGCCCGTCTCATCTCCAGATAcgtttgaaaaaaagaaaagaaaacgagtTGAAAATTTCCACGGACCTGAGCAATGAGCATCTGAAATACAGATTCCAGTAGTAGCACTCTTCGCCCAAACCGATCAACCGTAAAAATTGCAACCAAGGTTGAGATGACATTGACTAGGCCCGTTACTACTGCCGATAGCAGCGATGCGCTGCTCCCAAAGCCCATGGTCTGGAACAGAACGGGTGCATAGAACATGATCACATTGATGCCAGTGAACTGCTGGAACACCTGAAGGATTGTCCCGCAGATGAGCTGAGGTCGGCTGGATCGCTTCATCAAGTTCCTGAACGAGTTTGTCTCGACCTGCTTTTTGACATGAACAGTATTAGACCACCTCTGTTCTGAAAGtgtctatattatatatatatatatatgtatgtatgtatgaccAACCACAGTTTTCACAGAATACACACATACAAATGTTAAGTGGGAGCTTTTGTGGTATCTGACCTTTTTTGCCAGTTCCGTGGCATGTAGTATCTCCTCGAACTCCCTGTCCACGTCATGGACCCCTCGGATCCTCCGGAGAGTCTTCAGGCCGGCCTCCAGTTTCCCGCGTTCGATTAGGCTCGTGGGGGTCTCTACAATGATGAATGAGCCAACGAGGAGAATGATGGCAGGGACTGCAGCGCCACCAAGAGAGATGCGCCAACCGTACTCTTGGAGTTGGGAAGTCCCATAGTTGATGACATTCGCCACGAGGATCCCGACAGTGATTAGGAGCTGGAAGCATATGTTGAGGCCTCCCCTGTATCTTGCTGGGGCTATCTCCGATATGAAAAGGGGAACTGCCTGTTTTATGACCATTAAATCGGGTCCAAATCAGCTCGACTTTAATTATAGATCTATAATCCTATCTCTAGCCCTAAAAGTGTGTTTGGTACAATAGAATGAAATACAACCGGAATGGTATAAAGATCGTAACATCACCGACGGACCCACATTCCAAATTAACACGTCATTATTAGATTTTGTTGGAGAGCAGAGCATAAAACAAGTACCTGATTCCCGAAACCAACTCCGGCACCAAGGAACAGCCTGCCGGCGATGAGCATGTAAATGTTCAGTGCCGCAGCATCAAGGATGGCACCcaaaaggaagaagatggaGGCAGCCTGAATGGTTGGTTTGCGGCCGAACCGCTTGCAGAACAATGAGGCTGCGAAGCTGGCCACGATTGCTGCCAGGTAGAGGGAAGACGTGAAGAGCTGAAGGTACTCATTATCGTACTTGCAGTAGTTGTTCTCCTTGACCTCGTGCTTCCTCTCGTAGACTTCATGGAAGAACTTCATCAGGAAACTGTCCATGGACGTCACTCCCCCTGCCATATATAAACCGACAAGTTCCATGCATTATTCCATAACACAGCAGTATGTACGTCAATAGTTTGATCAGAGCACTCTgttttccataaaaataaataaataaataaataaaatcattaattCCTCTTAACTCGATTGCTTTCAGGTTGGCCATCCCAAACAGAAAGACAGAAGAATTAATAATCTCACCGGAAATTCCGATGTCATAACCGAACATGAGACCACCGAAGGCTGCAATGATGCTGCAGATCAGCACCTGCCCCGTCAGCTTTGCCGGAAAGTCCTGCCCTCCGCCGCCGCCTGATTCAAGTGCTGCCACTGTCGGCATCTTCTTTCGTAGTTTCAACAGAAAAGGAATCACTATGGAATAGTTCTTCTCACTATTAGTCGAGGCTGGTTGTATTTCTAAGTGCTTAATAATTATCTGAACTCTGCTCTCCTTGGCACGACCTCTAACCTCTATGGTTATATATAAACACACCCTGATCAGAATCTGATTAGTCCTAATTATGTATTAGGGAAggatatctatctatctatctatatatctatctgTATGTATACGATATATACGAATGGATAAgaggaaacaaaaaaaaaagaggttttGAAATTTGCATTTACAGATATTTTCTATCCGAGATTAATTAGGCTGTTTGGGATATAACATCAAGATCCTAAAATCTTTCCGATATTAacaatgcgtttgttttcggagttaaagtcacgaatttgtgattgtgattgtgattgtagaagaagacaaaaatatatggggcccaccagtttgacttttgaaatatgaaatgaatgaaaggtatagataaataattataatgggattgtattttaataatatatggggcccaccaatttgacttttgaaatgtgtgttttgttgtgtagtgttttgagttaaagttaaagttaaaatcttaaatcacgactttgaaaacaaacggagcgTTGTCCAGTTTGTTAAATAAAAAGCATCACttatccccaaaaaaaaaattgtgaatatAAACGTATATACTTCTTTGGTAGTAACAGGGTATGCCTCATTAAATGCGAACAGTGGTCTGATTATGAGCATTGTGTTCTTATAATGCATTAAGTAATTGCTTAATTTTAAGTAGCTGTCTCAAAAGTAGAATAATAGTGTAGGGGCTGGAGATCCTTGTTTGCTGGCTTAAACTTTAAATCCTTTccgaaaaacataaaataaaaataaaatacaagtgAATATTTGTATCTAAGCATATCTatgtattataaatatatatatatataagtcgaGCTATTTTAATATAGATCATGCTTACataaaattatgattataatttatatattctcacaAAGAAAGTgggttttgattttttttttgagtaaaCATCTAatcatattatttataaattcgGGCATTGTTACAAGAGTAACCTTCAAACATACAAAGGGAAACAATATTCAGCCTAACACCTAATTGACATAGGTTGTGAGCATGAGGATTAGATGGCCGAGAAATCTATATACAACGCCAATCCAAGAATCAAGAAAACATTTGTCTAATATCTATTACAAGGTTCTAAATAACTCAAGAAACATTTCGGGGGTTCAAAATAGCATTAAAACAATCTAAAGCATCGCTTTCGATCCAAATCTGCGACCAACTAAAGTTGAGTGCAAGTGTGACTGCAATTAGTATAGCATGTGCATCGGTTTGTAGGGGGGTGCCGCAGTAGTCGGTGCCCACCACGCCTGCAATGGCACGACTgggttttgaaatttgtaTTTAACAGGTCTATTTCTATCCGAGATTAATTAGGCTATTTGGTATGCAAAATCCTGACTTCAGATCCTAAAATATTTccgatattaaaaaaatctttgaGTTGCACAGTTCGTCAAAAAAGACGGCATATACTCTTTTCCACCTCAGtccaatgtttttttttaaaaaaatttcccgGTGGATTTTGCACGATGAAGGAAATCCGTTTGTTTTGTGCTAGTTTAAATTTTGATTCCtctccaaaatatatatatatatatataagtgaatATTAATCAAATAGTGGATCattcacccaaaagaaaatcaaatagtGGATCATGATTTCGTACAGTGAAGGAAAGCTATTAGTTTTGTActagattaatttttttggctACTGtacaatattaaattttaattcctttcccaaaaaaaaactttacaaaaatacaactgaatattAATCAATATCAGTATCTaaaatctatctatctatgtTGTAaccgggaaaaaaatatatgtatctatgTTATATGTAAGTCGAGCTAGAATGGCACTGGTTTGATAGCTTCTCCACCGTGCCCCAATTAAATTActcaaaattgaattttctcgTACATTTTATTTGAAAGAAATTCACCTTTTAACAATTGGCAACAAGAAAAAGTATATCTGTAAATTCATGCCGATAGCAACCATAAATGTGCAACAGTATACATTATACGATTATAGAATTATAGAATTATAGAATAAGTGACTACAGGTCCCTCTCTTCATTCTCACGGCGAGTGGTGTGGGATTTCCcacattttttgaatttaaataaatgatatatatgttttaacattttttgaaattaaataaatgatatgtatatatatatatagtttacgCCACCTCATAGCCGAAATCTAAAGGGTCTTGGCTAATTCAGATTCGAGTCGTGTCGATCCTCTCATAAttgtggattttctccattcataagATTTAAACCCGAAATCTTATTTTAGAGAAATAAGCGCCGCATCACCTTAATCAACATACCTTGggtaatattatttttattttagtatgAAAAAAGTATTTCAATTGATCACCAATTTAATTAGcctctttttatttgtgacGATGTGTGTCCTAATTCTTTGTGATGAAACACAAGGTTACGCAAACATATGACTGATAAGACTAATCCTCGCTTGGGCATTAACTTGACCACGACTAGGAGATACTTTTAATAAGTTTCGAACACGTGCACTACAAGTAAAATTTAGTAGAACAATGTTGGCTTTCATACAGtatgatatattattagaattcTTTTTTAGAAAATCTGAATGAGATACTAGCAGTTAGATTTCATATGTTTACACACAAAtagttttatcattaattacaATTAAACTCAACATCAATTATTACATAAACtgatatgataaatttaatcaaagatagctggaaaaaaaaaatcgtcccGCGGCATCGTGCAGGTTGCTTCCCagtatataaatatttcagaCCTTCGGTTACGATGATGAAGATCGGAAAAACGGAGGGGACGAAAGAAAGCTTCCTCTTTGCTATGGTTACTGTCTTGAGGCATTTGAACAAAGGGGAGTGCGCATTGATCATACGTACGAGACGAGATGAGAAGACCTCAATCATATAATAAAGGCTTATTACCCTGTATGGGATGGGTTGAGAAGAAGACTGATCTGGCTAACTAGCTACATTAGGGCAAATTGAATGTTTTCATTCAAATCCTATGTAACACGATGATGCCAAGTTGGCGATCATAGTACCAATCGAAAATTAATGTATGGGTGATAATATAAGTAGGCAAGTTGAATTTTTAGCCATGGAGTTATGG from Punica granatum isolate Tunisia-2019 chromosome 3, ASM765513v2, whole genome shotgun sequence includes:
- the LOC116199175 gene encoding sugar transport protein 8-like, whose amino-acid sequence is MPTVAALESGGGGGQDFPAKLTGQVLICSIIAAFGGLMFGYDIGISGGVTSMDSFLMKFFHEVYERKHEVKENNYCKYDNEYLQLFTSSLYLAAIVASFAASLFCKRFGRKPTIQAASIFFLLGAILDAAALNIYMLIAGRLFLGAGVGFGNQAVPLFISEIAPARYRGGLNICFQLLITVGILVANVINYGTSQLQEYGWRISLGGAAVPAIILLVGSFIIVETPTSLIERGKLEAGLKTLRRIRGVHDVDREFEEILHATELAKKVETNSFRNLMKRSSRPQLICGTILQVFQQFTGINVIMFYAPVLFQTMGFGSSASLLSAVVTGLVNVISTLVAIFTVDRFGRRVLLLESVFQMLIAQSVMGGILMKFLQSTNEMPQIYAKIVALLVCVFVAGFAWSWGPLGWLIPSEIFPLETRNAGFFFAVSMNMLCTFLIAQAFLSMLCRMRSGIFFFFSAWIVLMGLFAGFFLPETKGIPIDEMNERAWKKHWFWKRYFDEEESPAPAHLEWKDTMTRN